In Massilia violaceinigra, one DNA window encodes the following:
- a CDS encoding YbjQ family protein, whose product MTNIETIPGKSIITCHGVVSGSTVRAKHVGRDIMAGLKNIVGGELKGYTELLNESRDSAIERMQAQATQMGANAIVNVRFSTSSVAAGAAEIYVYGTAVTVG is encoded by the coding sequence ATGACGAACATCGAAACCATTCCGGGCAAGTCCATCATCACTTGTCATGGCGTTGTGTCGGGCAGCACGGTGCGGGCCAAGCACGTGGGGCGCGACATCATGGCCGGCCTGAAAAATATCGTCGGCGGCGAGCTCAAGGGTTACACCGAGCTGCTCAATGAATCGCGCGACAGCGCGATCGAACGCATGCAGGCGCAGGCGACCCAGATGGGCGCGAATGCCATCGTCAACGTGCGCTTTTCGACTTCGTCCGTTGCTGCCGGCGCCGCGGAAATCTATGTGTACGGCACCGCCGTCACCGTAGGCTGA
- a CDS encoding YbjQ family protein produces MMGIWLGLIVLGYFCGRAAEAKHYRSIHAREKTWLHLPSTSLKTLLDPARPVERSELVYGNVVVSIDYFKQAVAGLRSFIGGAVKSHETLIDRARREAVLRLKESCPGAHEIVNLRLEAMSISGKMPGSVTSVEVLAYGTAIYFAK; encoded by the coding sequence ATGATGGGAATATGGCTGGGCCTGATCGTGCTCGGTTACTTCTGTGGCCGTGCCGCCGAAGCCAAGCACTACCGCTCCATCCACGCCCGCGAAAAAACCTGGCTGCATCTGCCGTCGACCTCGCTCAAGACCCTGCTCGATCCGGCCCGTCCGGTCGAACGCAGTGAGCTGGTGTATGGCAACGTGGTCGTCTCGATCGATTACTTCAAGCAGGCTGTGGCCGGCTTGCGCTCGTTCATCGGCGGCGCCGTCAAGTCGCACGAAACGCTGATCGACCGTGCCCGCCGTGAAGCGGTGCTGCGGCTGAAGGAAAGCTGCCCCGGCGCGCACGAAATCGTCAACCTGCGCCTGGAAGCGATGTCGATTTCCGGCAAGATGCCGGGCAGCGTGACCTCGGTGGAAGTGCTGGCCTACGGCACCGCGATCTATTTCGCCAAGTAA
- a CDS encoding M48 family metallopeptidase, protein MKYQPSQPAHNDNVSYEHPLKDFIVIAGWLLAGTVLIFWLLGLAVDAMVDRLSHESEARLYALLPAKSMETAPAERAQQVQLQALVDSMRSCAGLRLPATITLTKSDTPNAAVVPGGNIIVFSGLLGQVRSENGLAFVLAHELAHITQRDHLRAMGRGIVLFGLSTLLTGSDSGLSDLLAPVNHLGQAKYSRTREAAADGAALRILNCRYGHAGGATELFAALKEEDEAFAGLSHYAASHPAMQDRIDTLNAAIKANGMKLGPVLPLQLAR, encoded by the coding sequence ATGAAATACCAGCCGTCGCAGCCCGCCCATAACGACAATGTGTCGTACGAGCACCCATTGAAGGACTTCATCGTCATCGCGGGCTGGCTGTTGGCGGGCACGGTCCTGATTTTCTGGCTGCTCGGGCTGGCCGTCGATGCCATGGTCGACCGGCTCAGCCACGAAAGCGAAGCGCGCCTGTACGCGCTGCTGCCGGCGAAGTCGATGGAAACGGCGCCCGCCGAGCGCGCGCAGCAGGTGCAGCTGCAGGCGCTGGTCGACAGCATGCGCAGCTGCGCCGGCTTGCGCTTGCCGGCCACCATCACGTTGACCAAGTCGGACACGCCCAACGCGGCAGTCGTCCCGGGCGGCAATATCATCGTCTTCAGCGGCTTGCTGGGGCAGGTACGTTCGGAGAATGGCCTCGCTTTCGTGCTTGCGCACGAGCTGGCGCACATCACCCAGCGCGACCATTTGCGGGCCATGGGACGCGGCATCGTGCTGTTCGGCTTATCGACGCTGCTGACGGGGAGCGATTCGGGTCTGAGCGACTTGCTGGCGCCCGTGAATCATCTGGGGCAGGCCAAGTATTCACGCACGCGCGAAGCGGCCGCCGATGGCGCGGCCCTGCGCATCCTGAACTGCCGCTACGGCCATGCCGGCGGCGCCACCGAGCTGTTTGCCGCCCTGAAGGAGGAGGACGAGGCCTTCGCCGGCTTGTCCCATTACGCTGCCTCGCATCCGGCCATGCAGGACCGCATCGATACGCTCAACGCCGCCATCAAGGCGAACGGGATGAAGCTTGGTCCGGTGCTGCCCTTGCAGCTGGCACGCTAA
- a CDS encoding gluconokinase, whose product MINSDSKHGNESRWVVMGVSGCGKSTVGQALAHELGVPFVEGDQFHPAANVAKMSAGIALDDHDRAGWLGALQEQIRNARETGAGLVVSCSALKRRYRDLLRQGDPALRFAHLDGSRDLIAGRMRARADHYMPPSLLESQLRDLEPLQADEAGVVIDIGIAPAQQVAFILGQGAISGA is encoded by the coding sequence ATGATCAATTCAGACAGCAAGCACGGCAACGAGAGTCGCTGGGTGGTGATGGGGGTAAGCGGCTGCGGCAAGAGCACGGTCGGGCAAGCCCTGGCCCATGAACTCGGTGTACCTTTTGTGGAGGGTGATCAGTTTCATCCGGCCGCCAACGTCGCCAAGATGTCCGCCGGCATTGCGCTCGACGATCATGACCGCGCCGGCTGGCTGGGTGCGCTGCAAGAACAGATTCGCAATGCCCGGGAAACCGGCGCCGGCCTGGTCGTGTCCTGCTCGGCCCTCAAGCGGCGCTACCGCGACCTGCTGCGCCAGGGCGATCCGGCGCTGCGCTTCGCCCACCTGGACGGTTCGCGCGATCTGATCGCAGGGCGCATGCGCGCGCGCGCCGATCACTACATGCCACCCTCGCTGCTCGAGAGCCAGTTGCGCGACCTCGAACCGCTGCAGGCCGACGAAGCGGGCGTGGTCATCGACATCGGCATCGCGCCCGCCCAGCAGGTCGCGTTCATTCTCGGCCAAGGCGCCATCAGCGGCGCATGA
- a CDS encoding WG repeat-containing protein — MPTQPILIRNHLRAADAPYELLMIHEGRVITLSPALVNVIGAFSDDGQGGLIAAARAANGRCGYINALGDWLVAPELDDTRAFGDGTLARYCENGQWGYMHLSGKPAIAPRWANVAPFRHGLAAVMVAQDTWRYIDAGGEFAFDGEFFDAKPFTANGLAAASTGPRDKFGYLDRQGAWAIAPQFERALQFSDEGVAPASTKSDAHGLIDATGKWVARPRYYWMEEFNADGLAFCIERGKGWSMDYGYLDASGKNVFKDARHLSGHMVDGVVRQDERMYISRDGYFHVSNNMDWGADFNEHRFAIGRASNAWEREHGQPDLLPAWGIVRTDGQFSPAPANAIEPMTSSDGMFMETESNTPLAVFIGNDDDLLMLDRDARVAYRLRREQGPDGQFAALYDDQARLLWTGAVSKAIDVPVPFFAAPAATLFEELKSADQLIDFAKAMLLETEQKLQRLARDPELDIDTGEGDDDDEDDEDDEDDEDDDDDLDAQIANYVCTRRRIARFYLDEGLNGYYPFLNEMRRALLGRIHVDLAARLTVQFGPSDDEPDFAGRPADEWTDAWPFSLNEPLPGGDAGTLETNRLWLGLSWTGDTGDGDEWGNLWLTCAPSVDTLELAIDACASLAAPDEDDGLDLSALVTDSPDGILALAEEQITAELADAATNANAGALAYLPAHFQTSARLDALIRKNVHSAHEIPSVCMSADGLALARSLYGGDKRWKAHDARRSTAPTGWDENCVAEYWGALLDAGTSARALRAGAPLSDIPLWLRTPELEALARSLAPSTPQDLP, encoded by the coding sequence ATGCCGACGCAACCCATCCTGATCCGCAACCATCTGCGCGCAGCGGACGCGCCCTACGAACTGCTGATGATCCATGAGGGACGGGTGATCACCCTGTCGCCCGCGCTGGTCAATGTCATCGGCGCCTTTTCCGACGACGGCCAGGGTGGCCTGATCGCCGCCGCCAGGGCCGCGAACGGCCGCTGCGGCTACATCAACGCACTTGGCGACTGGCTGGTCGCGCCCGAACTGGACGACACCCGTGCCTTCGGCGACGGCACGCTGGCGCGCTATTGCGAGAACGGCCAGTGGGGTTACATGCACCTGAGCGGCAAGCCGGCAATCGCCCCGCGCTGGGCCAATGTGGCCCCCTTCCGCCACGGACTGGCCGCGGTCATGGTGGCGCAAGATACCTGGCGTTATATCGACGCCGGGGGGGAGTTCGCCTTCGATGGCGAATTCTTCGATGCCAAGCCGTTCACGGCCAACGGCCTGGCGGCAGCCAGCACAGGCCCGCGCGACAAGTTCGGCTACCTGGACCGCCAGGGCGCATGGGCCATCGCACCGCAATTCGAGCGCGCGCTTCAGTTTTCCGATGAGGGCGTGGCGCCTGCGTCGACGAAAAGCGATGCGCATGGCTTGATCGACGCCACGGGCAAGTGGGTGGCGCGGCCGCGCTACTACTGGATGGAGGAATTCAATGCCGATGGCCTGGCGTTTTGCATTGAACGCGGCAAGGGCTGGTCGATGGACTACGGCTATCTGGATGCGAGCGGCAAGAACGTTTTCAAGGACGCCCGGCATCTATCCGGGCACATGGTCGACGGCGTGGTGCGGCAGGACGAACGCATGTACATTTCGCGTGACGGCTACTTCCACGTTTCCAACAACATGGACTGGGGCGCCGACTTCAACGAACACCGTTTTGCCATCGGACGCGCGTCGAACGCCTGGGAACGCGAACACGGCCAGCCCGACCTGCTGCCGGCGTGGGGCATCGTGCGCACCGACGGCCAATTCTCGCCGGCGCCGGCCAACGCCATCGAACCGATGACGTCGAGCGACGGCATGTTCATGGAGACCGAATCGAACACGCCGCTGGCCGTCTTCATCGGCAACGACGACGACCTGCTGATGCTCGACCGCGATGCCCGCGTGGCGTACCGCCTGCGGCGCGAGCAAGGCCCGGATGGCCAGTTCGCGGCGCTGTACGACGACCAGGCGCGCCTGCTCTGGACCGGCGCCGTCAGCAAGGCGATTGACGTACCCGTTCCCTTCTTCGCCGCTCCGGCCGCGACCCTGTTCGAGGAACTCAAGTCGGCCGACCAACTGATCGACTTCGCCAAAGCGATGCTGCTGGAGACCGAGCAAAAGCTGCAGCGGCTCGCGCGCGATCCCGAACTCGATATCGATACCGGCGAGGGCGACGACGATGACGAAGATGACGAAGATGACGAAGATGACGAAGATGACGATGACGATCTTGACGCCCAGATCGCGAATTATGTCTGCACTCGGCGCCGCATCGCCCGCTTCTACCTCGACGAAGGATTAAACGGCTACTACCCGTTCCTCAACGAGATGCGCCGTGCCCTTCTCGGCCGCATCCATGTGGACCTGGCGGCGCGGCTGACCGTGCAATTCGGCCCGAGCGACGACGAGCCTGACTTCGCAGGCAGGCCGGCCGACGAATGGACGGACGCCTGGCCTTTCAGCCTGAACGAACCGCTGCCCGGCGGCGACGCCGGCACGCTCGAGACGAACCGCCTGTGGCTCGGCCTGAGCTGGACCGGCGACACTGGCGACGGCGACGAATGGGGCAACCTGTGGCTGACCTGCGCACCAAGCGTCGACACGCTGGAACTGGCGATCGACGCCTGCGCCAGTCTGGCCGCGCCAGACGAGGACGACGGTCTCGACCTGTCGGCCCTGGTCACCGACTCCCCCGATGGCATCCTGGCGCTCGCAGAAGAACAGATCACCGCCGAACTGGCCGATGCCGCGACCAACGCCAATGCCGGCGCACTGGCCTACCTGCCCGCGCATTTCCAGACGTCCGCACGGCTCGACGCGCTGATTCGCAAGAACGTCCACTCCGCCCACGAAATTCCCAGCGTGTGCATGAGCGCGGACGGCCTGGCGCTGGCCCGCTCGCTGTACGGCGGCGACAAGCGTTGGAAAGCGCATGACGCCCGACGCTCCACGGCGCCCACGGGGTGGGATGAGAATTGCGTGGCAGAGTATTGGGGCGCCCTGCTCGACGCCGGCACCAGCGCGCGCGCCCTGCGCGCCGGTGCGCCATTGTCCGACATTCCGCTGTGGCTGCGCACGCCGGAACTTGAAGCGCTGGCACGCAGTCTGGCGCCCTCGACACCGCAAGACTTACCATAG